In the Triticum aestivum cultivar Chinese Spring chromosome 2B, IWGSC CS RefSeq v2.1, whole genome shotgun sequence genome, GGTAGAGATCGGGGTGGTTGGCGGGGCGGGGTGGGAGGGGGGCCTATCCGTAGTGGTCCGTGGAGAAGTATGGTGTGAAGGAGAAAGGGCATCATGGTGATGGTGAGGTGGATGACATCTGGTTTTAAAGGACAAGACTCCAGAGAGAAATGTCATGCTATAGTGGAAAACTGAGCGTGAAGGGGAGGGGTGAGTTTTTGTGTTGGGACCACGTGTTGGAGATAGCATGTCAGATAGTCCGGACAACCACATTTCTCCCTCACATATGGGTTGGATTTGAATGAGCCCGGATTACCCAGACGTTTGAATTTTGGggagcccgtagcaacgcacgggcgttctactagtcaACATAGTAAACAAATCAACTAAAAGAATTAATATAACATCGCCCTTTTGTTCACGCTAGATAACATCCCAATTTTGATACATACTGCGATTACATTGAGCGGCTAGAGATCCGGAGGAAGAAGCCACATGAGATTGTTATGGTCGCTACTAGTGACGTAGTATCTCACAGACATGATCATAGCAACACCATTGAACTTGCGATCTTTCCGACAATACAAATGTTGGCCGTTGTCACATTTTGTCAAATCTACATCATTATAGATGGACTTATCGTCACCTATTAATTTGATATTGTTGTAGTATATGTGGCTACTCTCAACTCCGCCACGCATGTCTTCTGGTAGGTACACCATGCTGGAGCAATTGGCACTCAAGAACAAGGCATGATCGTCTAATGTGATCACTTCCACCCAGGTGTAACGTGCACTGCTAATCTTGGCGAGCTCAAACACTTTGAAGAAAAAGCCCTTGTTCTCTTGCGACCACCATGCTCTTTTGGCCATCAACAACTTGTCGCCGTGCTTGAGGATGTAGCTGATGTCGAATCCAGCTCCCTCAAACTTGGGTAGTGGGTTCATGCGCAGTATGCGGGTCGTGCTGACGACCGGATTACCTTCTTCGGTCATGTGAATGTTGTGCAAGAATAGAACGCTTCCGAGCAGGCCATAGAGTTTCATATGGCCAAATGCAATGTCATCATACGACTTACAACTTTTCGACGTCCACTGATTATTTTGGTTTTGGGATCCAACTCTGCACACAGCGAGCCCGTCTGCGAGGATGGCGGCAAGGACGCAGCGATTGGACGTGGGGGCCTCTGAGAAGATTACCTTCTTGATCCATGGCGTGGTGCTTGGCTTGGCGGGGAGTGGCACCTCGACCCCAGAAAAGAGATTGACGATCAGTAGCGACTCACCATCGGCAACGGAGGACGCGACGGCGATCCAGCCCCCATCGTGAAACCCGACCAGCCGCTTGCCGATCGCCTCGGGCTGGAGCGAAACGCGCAGGAGCTCGCCATCCGCGGGGCAGAACACCCGCTTCGCCGTGTCGTCGTCGTCCCGTGACGAGAGGATCAGCCACGGGAAGGTCGGCGCCGGCTGTTGCCATGATTTAACCACGCGCCATGAGCGACAGACTGCGGCGAAGCGGACGCGGTGCAGCGGCGAAGCGATCCGGCCATAGACCTCGCCGAGAATTTCATCGGGGAGCTTGGACCACACATCACCGGCCGCCCTCATCTTGGCCGCCATCTTCCTCGTTCCCGATTTTGACTAAAAGACGGTTATTGTGCGGACGGATTTGTATTGCCGTGGGGATCGGTTTGGCAGGTACACGGCTGGACATACTCCTATTTCCGTCGGGGGCAAGGCATCTAAACTGTAGGCAATCACGTCCCTACTCCAAGCAAATATAAGTATTAAATACATTATTTTTTGtgtggaaaaagaaaaaggaaactagTATATTCGATCGTTActtaaaacaaattcaaaaaagcGAAACGCCGGGTATGCAACATGCTACAAAATCATAGATTAAACGCGGGACAAATGATTTCGCGGCGGCCTCTCCCAGCAGCTATAGCGGCCGCCATAGAGGGCAATCGCGGCAAATAGCGAAAAATCTTCTGGTGGGAGAAAGGATGGTTTTGCTCATTGTTCATCCATTTAGAGGGATCTGTGGAGGATTTCACGGTAGTAGCCATAGCTTAGCGGCGAGATTCCGGGGCAGCTATAGCGCAACTATCGTGGCTATTTCGCGGGCTATTTTAATCTATGTACAAAATCTACATCTCCGAGGATAAATGTTGAGAGAAACATACTACCCCCTCCCCAAAATCTTGGGAGGATTGACAAGTTTCGGGGCAACTTTGGATCAGCCCTCGACCTCTCGCTACATGCAGCGGTGGCGACCAAAACTTTTGCCCCTACCTTCACTAACGAGACCTCTCGTCCCAGCCTCCTCATCTTGGTGGTACTCTACACAGTGGCGCCATAAAGTAGGTGCTTTGGTCCTCTCGCCATTCTTCAGATCGAGCGAGATTAGAATCTCGATGTGTCGCTGGCGTATGTCGCTATTCGCAGCGGCGCTCGCGGCGAGGGCAAGAAGGATGCTCTGGAGCGAGGAGTCTGGTCTGATGGTGGTGGATCTATCGTTCTCCCCTGACCTTGTCGATGGGTTGCGACGGATCGTGGTACAAGGTAGCACGGGGGGCGTCCCCCAGTCGACGTGGCACATCGACATATGCCTTGCTGCTTTGAGCGGGCCTGTTTATCGACTTACAAAGCCTCGTTGGCGATCATGATTTTCTAGATCCGGCAATGGTGGAGGCTCAATGTCTCTTTTGGCATGCGCTTTGAAGGCACTAGATTTGGGTGACGGGCGCTGGCTTCGGCGAGTGCAAGAGAAGCTAGGGAgagttttatatttttatatattttagGGGTCTATTTGCAAAGTTTTTAGAACTGTCGTGTTTTTGGTCCGTCTTTTAGTTTCCACGTGTGTTTGGCTATCTAACTTTATCTTCTATCAGTGAAATGAATTATGTGGTTGCTCTCAAAAAAATATCTTGGGCGCATTAGTTATTAGCACCAAAATTGTAAAGGAAGAGGGAGCCATCCACGACTGAAAAGGAAGAGGGATTTACGCACGATCTCCTTGGACCTAGTCTTGTTTGACCGATCCAATCTGAAGGAAGTGATCTACATCACCCAAATCATTCATGGAGAAGGAAGATTTGAGTGAGTGAATAACTGAATGTAGAGTGGTCATGGTGTGAATTAGTATTGAGAATTATTGTCAATGAAAAAATTAGATATATGATAGAGGAACCATGATGCAAAATAAAAATAGAGAATCACACTTAAAAACAATTACATCGTTGCGACATGTCGCATGTGGTGAGCAACCTCAAAGCAAAGAAACAACTACATCGTTACACCTTTTTGATCTTATAGTGAATCCTTGTGATTTATGCACTTACCAGTTTCTTTTGCTCCTCGTGTCATGATATTTTTGCTTATCTAGAAGATCCATAATTGACCCTCCACACTGATATAAGTCGCGGTATCGACCGTTGTTGATCACAAAGCTTTCTCCTTGATCTACACGACCGCCCCATCGAGCCATTGTGGAATCCAGCCCTACCAACAGCCACGACCATCTCTTCCACTATGGTCAGATACATCCCAATGGTGAGGAAAGTACTCTTTAGTAATGCTTCCATGGAGGAGAAGGATGTCCACGGGAGCCATCATCACCGGCACCGACCTGCATCGAACCCAAACCTTTCACCAAAAGCCTAATGCTTCAGTACCTCAGGCACTTGAGCATAACTGCGGCAAAGCCGTGAGACTGGGCCGCGACTCCTCTTCTATTCATCAACGGTTAACTATGCCAAATAGAGAAAAACAACAACACTGCCACACCACACTATGAAAACAAACACAAAGCGATGTTGACACCACTACAAGCAAAATCTGTTGGACCAGCCGAGACACGAGGCCCATCCGAACCCACGCAAGCGAGCACCCCCCAAAACCACTGCTCCATCCGAACCCCCACCATCACTGCATCCATCATGCCACCACCACCATTGCACACCTCAGAGCCAACCTGCCAACAAAAAACAAGCTGTCGTGCCGTCCTCCAGACCAACCGCACCGCCAACGTACATTCGGGGTCGAAGCTCGCGCAACCATAGAGAGATGACGCGCAGCCACAACACTAGCACACTGCAAAAATGCCAATTAGCATCCCCGATGCAACGCCAACCACCACATACGACAGGCGCCGCACTAACCCATCTCCATGCCACAACCGCGGCCTGGCCAAGTTGGGTGGAAGGCGCTCAAGCCGTCTGCCAAAGCAACACCGCTGACAAACATGAGTCGAGCAGCAGGCTCGCACGACCCCGATTGGGCCTGCCTTcacccaactaccaccacgagccAACGCGTCATCTAGATCCGGCCGCCGGCCGCATGGACGCCTCCACCATCGGCGCTCGTCGATCTGCCTATCAATCATGGAGTCGGCGTGTTCGCATGACCTGTGCATCTCCCATGCCTCCTATGGGAACTAGCTAGGGTGGCTGCTGACACCGTGTCACCTGCCAGTGGCAACGGCGGCCGAGGACAGAGTCAAAGGAGGAGGTAGGTAGATGGCAGGATTTGGTAGTCTGGTAGCCCTGCGGGACGCAGCTGCAGACAATCGAatgtgtatatatgtgtttgtGCCCGATCACATTCGAGTACAGAATTTCGTTCGCCTGCGAGCTAGTTCCAAAAATCTGCATTTCATATGATTACATGAATTTGTTTTTGACGGGAATATTCAGGATTTTTCACCCCTCAGGTTGTGACATTTAAGTCATTTGTTCGTGTTGAGCTTGAATGCATATTAAGATCTTGTGTGTTTTTCCTAAGTAGGGAAATCCGTGGCAATCACAAGGGGAAGAATAACACATCTTAAATTATTATGGTGTATCAAGTGAAAATAGATTCGAAATCAAGACAATGAATTTTGGGAAAGAAGGAGGAGAATGTATAAAGGTTTAGACAGGCAGACCTACACATGTAGAACATGGAACATCAGCTAATTAAAAGGGTAACATAAAACCCCGTTTCTATTTTTCCGACAAAGGTTGAATTTTCTTGGCTCAAAGTGGAGCATCAAGAGGATataaagacaataagcacacactCCGGGAGGGCCTGACTTCATGCAAGAGGCGCACCGGTCATCTTACCCCATTCTACGGGAGGGCCTGAAACCACGTGCTCGTGTTCGCCTTTGGGTTGGGTTGGGCCTGACCGCACGAGCACTTGGATTACAGGACTAAGGACTTGACGCATTTTCAGACTAGTGATGCGTTTCATTACCAAATTGCGCACATATACATCGAAGACGTAAACAACGGTTGCACACATTTATAAAGAAACAAACAGTTGGACGGTGACAAATAATTTGTTTTCTCACAAATGAAGCTACACATTCTCCCTAAATCGAACTAAGAACTAGCACTATCTCTTCTAAGAATGATCCTAACGGATCTTGACGTATGGCATCTTCAGCTTCCATGCATGCATCTTGTTTCTGTAATGCTGCTACGAATGACGACGATGGCTCTGCCAAAAGCAGATCAACAGAAGTTAAagcacaataaataaataaataagtatacGTCACcctaaaataaaaaataatatacCTAGTTGATGCAGCGATGCATGCATAAATGGGCACAGAAAATTGGATCAATTTATCCGGAAATAAAACTGGCTACCTGATCTGCCCGATTATGGAGCAGCTTTAGGTGTAGGTGCGGCCCTCATCGTCATCGGTGGCACGGGTCCTGCTCTCCGATCCATGCATCAAAAAGATTCACATTAAAGACGAGCTAGCACACTCAGAAATGCGCAAAATAAAGAAAAGTTTATATATAGTACCGAGAGAGGAGGAGAGCAACAAGTTACCTTCACAAGAACCAAATTCACCCGGACTCGAGTCGCAGATGATCATCGTACGAATGAATTTCTCTCTATCCACGGTCGCCGACATGAGCTTGTCGAGATCGGTGCCCTCCAGTATGCGGCAAAGGCAGATGGGAGCGTCTTGGACGAGCGACCTGAGGCCGTCGCAGCACTTGCCCTGGTTCGGAGGCTCCGGCGCGGTGCTGCTGGTGAGGAAATCCTTGCACGGCATCAGCCCCATCAGCGGCGTCCGGCACTCCTTCGGCTGAGGCTTCAATGGGGGCGGGGGAGGCGGTGATGGCGGCGGTGGTTGCGGCGTCCGTGGACAGAATATTGGTGGTATGCAAAATATCTCTGGTATAAACGAAAAGCAGGGGATGATGCACCATGTCCATCCCCATGCCGATGGTTTCGCTACCAAGTCGCCGTTGGGGGAGGGAGCGGGCGCCCTGGCTGTCACGGCCGCCGAAAGCAAAGGCTCCGACGCGGCGGCGGTCAggacggcgagggcgagggcgaggaacAAGCAGGCGAGATGGGACTTGGGGTGCGCCATGGGTCGGTCTCTTTCTTGGTTTGTGCTTGCTGGCCAGATGTGAATGGTGCCACGAATGTCTTATGGTTTGTGATCAGTGAACGTATATATAGGGTGGATGCACGTGAAATGCTCCATGTGATGCGTTGGGATAAGGAGATAAGAAATGTTTTCTGTTGGGGCCGATCCATATCTTGTTTCCTTGATCTCCGCACGTACCTTTTGATGGTTTGTTAGGCGGGAGTGTTAGTGCGTGATTATGTTATTTTAGTTAGTGCGTGAGTACTTAGTTTGTTAGTAGTATCTAAACCTTCAACCGGTGATTATGTTAGTTTAGTTGAGCCCATGTAACGTCGGGTCGGTGCCATGCATGGCCGGCCAAGTTCAACAAAGCAGAACAAAGGCAAAACTCTCAAGGACTTGGTCCCTTTCACCATTCTAACGAAAGTGAAAATAGAAAGCAGCAAGCTGCAAGCACTTACATTCTATGACTTAAAACTGCAAACCTTAGACAGACTAGCTAATTGCCCGTGCAACAAGGGGGCATGCAAATTTGTTGTTCATATAAAaaaacatgtgtgtgtgtgtggtgtgtgtgtgtgggggggggggggggggttccacctgaatatattgctcaaaaaCACAAGGGCAAGTTACATTAAGGATTAGGACGTTAGAAACACAAAGATGTTGGTTTCTCTCCTCGTGGCGATCTGATCGCCGGCGAGTCCCCATCCAACACAAACTCTTCCTCCCTGGCAATCAAACGCCAGCGAGTCCCCTGTAGCTACAAAACCTCTCCCCTCTCGCAGGGTTTTGGTCCGTCTTCTCCTCCGATCCGATCGTGATGGCAACGGCGGCGGGCGCCCAATCGGGAAACGAGCGGCGGGGCTAGCGCCACTATAAAGTCGGATCTAGGAGACTTTTGGAacaaccactactagaaaaaggtctatagatgatatggccactaatgcgcaccagacatgtggtgcgccattattatatactaatggcgcatcatgtgtcggtgcgccattagtaatatattactaatggcgcacctggtgtgtggtgcgccattagtagttttgaaaaaaaattgttactaatggcgcacaccGTGGTATAGTGGCCATTACTAGTtgaacatagtaatggcgcacacacccaccgtgcgccattagtagttttgaaaaaaatgttagtatgcgagccccacctcccctcgccccgtcgccccccctccCCTCACCGCCCCTTGCCACCTTCCCTCGCCCCGTTCGCCCCACCGTCCCAaccaccgcgccaccgccgccgccacccgccaccgccctgGCCCACCGCCCCTCGCCTCGTCGCCCCCAACGCGCCAGCACGCCTCGCCACCAACTCCACACAACCGCCGCCACTACGCCGCACAGCCACTCGGGAGAGGAACCCCGCCGGCACCGACGCCAGCCAGGCTTCGCCCTACGGTGCTCTCTAGCGGCAACGGGGAGGGGGTGCTAGCAGGGCGATGGTTTCTCCCTGCCGCCCGCGGAAGCGGCCTGGGCGAGAGAAGGGGAAAATAGCCTAGAAAGTGGGTGTCATGTTGTATTGCATCAGCGTACACGCAAATGACCGTCATTTAACTGGATTTTCTTCGACTTCTAGCTAGTTCTATGAATCTGCATTTTGTTCTTAGACATTTTTCACGTTAACTTGATCAGAAGAGCAAATATTTTCCTTAGAGAGGATTATATGAATGTTACATGCATTTATTTTTCCGGTAATATTCAGGAATTTTGAC is a window encoding:
- the LOC123040251 gene encoding non-specific lipid transfer protein GPI-anchored 23-like, which codes for MAHPKSHLACLFLALALAVLTAAASEPLLSAAVTARAPAPSPNGDLVAKPSAWGWTWCIIPCFSFIPEIFCIPPIFCPRTPQPPPPSPPPPPPLKPQPKECRTPLMGLMPCKDFLTSSTAPEPPNQGKCCDGLRSLVQDAPICLCRILEGTDLDKLMSATVDREKFIRTMIICDSSPGEFGSCEGPVPPMTMRAAPTPKAAP